In a genomic window of Occallatibacter riparius:
- a CDS encoding NADH-quinone oxidoreductase subunit C has protein sequence MKTVEEIKAAIEAAVPGAGVTILPNGSPSAQHSLLLDTEHAFAVAKFLRDDPELSLDFLSNVTGVDWLDKEVVEKVKVTKQVPKEVDGVQTMVDETVEETRKHVEPGYLEAVYHLFSMKKKYGPVVLRMRTKNRTDEVELPSFTPVWRAGEYQEREVFDLYGIVFKGHPDLRRILMWDGFKDHPMRKDYVEPDDFEYEPTAHDKVLQRHKEHMAKIEAEQGTAGATA, from the coding sequence TTGAAGACGGTAGAAGAAATCAAAGCGGCGATTGAGGCGGCGGTTCCCGGCGCGGGCGTAACCATCCTTCCCAACGGAAGCCCCAGCGCCCAGCACTCTCTGCTCCTCGACACGGAGCACGCCTTTGCCGTAGCCAAATTCCTCCGCGACGATCCCGAGCTTTCGCTGGATTTCCTATCGAACGTCACCGGCGTCGACTGGCTCGACAAAGAAGTAGTCGAGAAGGTTAAGGTCACGAAGCAGGTTCCCAAAGAAGTCGACGGCGTGCAGACCATGGTCGACGAGACCGTCGAAGAAACGCGCAAGCACGTCGAGCCCGGTTATCTCGAGGCCGTCTACCACCTCTTCTCCATGAAAAAGAAGTACGGCCCGGTAGTGCTCCGCATGCGCACGAAGAACCGCACGGATGAGGTGGAACTGCCATCCTTCACGCCGGTCTGGCGCGCGGGCGAATACCAGGAGCGCGAAGTCTTCGATCTCTACGGCATCGTGTTCAAGGGGCATCCCGACCTGCGCCGCATTCTCATGTGGGACGGCTTCAAGGACCACCCCATGCGCAAGGATTACGTGGAGCCCGACGACTTCGAATACGAGCCCACAGCCCACGACAAGGTGCTGCAGCGGCACAAAGAGCACATGGCGAAGATCGAAGCAGAGCAGGGAACCGCGGGAGCGACGGCATGA
- a CDS encoding NADH-quinone oxidoreductase subunit B: MAVDQNLNIELGKQGVFVTTIQDLYNWGRKSSVWPMQFGLACCAIEMIATTMARYDLARFGAEVFRPSPRQADLMIVSGTVTKKMAPQVVRLYNQMAEPRYVIAMGACAISGGPFKQGYNVLKGIDRYIPVDVHIPGCPPRPEALIHAFMTLQKKIEAQSLTGEDRPRHLDAEQQGEFPVPEQGAHDVEPPANSSVWHFPIIR, from the coding sequence ATGGCTGTTGACCAAAATCTGAATATCGAACTCGGCAAGCAGGGCGTGTTCGTCACGACCATCCAGGACCTGTACAACTGGGGCCGTAAAAGCTCGGTGTGGCCCATGCAGTTCGGCCTGGCGTGCTGCGCGATCGAGATGATTGCCACCACCATGGCCCGCTACGATCTGGCCCGCTTTGGCGCCGAGGTGTTCCGCCCCTCGCCGCGGCAGGCCGACCTGATGATCGTGTCCGGCACCGTGACCAAAAAGATGGCTCCGCAGGTGGTGCGCCTCTATAACCAGATGGCCGAGCCCCGCTACGTGATCGCAATGGGCGCATGCGCCATCTCCGGCGGCCCGTTCAAGCAGGGCTACAACGTGCTGAAGGGCATCGACCGCTATATCCCCGTGGATGTGCACATTCCGGGCTGTCCGCCGCGTCCGGAGGCGCTGATTCACGCCTTCATGACGCTCCAGAAGAAGATCGAGGCCCAGAGCCTGACCGGCGAAGACCGCCCCCGCCATCTCGACGCGGAGCAGCAGGGTGAGTTCCCGGTACCGGAGCAAGGCGCGCACGACGTTGAGCCGCCGGCGAACTCCAGTGTCTGGCATTTTCCAATTATTCGATGA
- a CDS encoding NADH-quinone oxidoreductase subunit A: MASSPYFSLAILFIAALAFGLTPLALAWLWARVFSPAKPNHIKNAIYECGLESKGDAWVQFRSAYYLYAIIFLIFDVEAVFLLPVAVAFTGLTAAACLAMLVFVLLLVEGLAWAWAKGVLTWA, from the coding sequence ATGGCATCAAGTCCTTATTTTTCTCTTGCGATTCTGTTTATTGCGGCGCTGGCTTTCGGGCTTACTCCGCTGGCGCTGGCATGGCTCTGGGCGCGGGTGTTTTCACCGGCTAAACCGAATCACATCAAGAACGCCATCTACGAGTGCGGACTGGAATCGAAGGGCGATGCCTGGGTGCAGTTCCGCTCAGCCTACTACCTTTACGCCATCATATTCCTCATTTTCGACGTGGAAGCGGTATTCCTGCTGCCCGTTGCGGTAGCGTTTACGGGACTCACGGCGGCCGCTTGCCTGGCGATGCTCGTGTTTGTGCTGCTGCTGGTGGAAGGCCTGGCGTGGGCGTGGGCAAAAGGCGTGCTGACCTGGGCGTGA
- a CDS encoding putative Ig domain-containing protein — protein sequence MSKALKLVVSTLVLAFVGWSATANAATEAEKLAAIQNGLAHLAAIQQSDGSWGYFGVYEQAATGAAAFSFLSQQANWGSNASAYQTVVDNAMAFLLANASTMPVNTRNDGVNICPGGAATCTGVYWYGAGESTYTTGLIAPAIALYGAAKGANNVATTAGPLANMTWADIAQGLTNEFSASQSSAINGNRDGGWRYYIPGNGDSDSSTTQWAVLTLLYDQTLGAVTPQTVVDHLKNWLVVSQVAGYGGAGCYQPDYPICEESDTGSLLIGLKFTGADINNAQVQAALAWLNSDWTSTANSTWYGNFGHPYAMWAVYKGLETNIGLNDTTHLLSRYTDCGVGRSAPPGDGVCTWWQDYNEYLVTTQNPGGDWSGYSEWVDPLSTAFFVNILGATQLPQITAPCLVINAIQGTAITPATMQATGGAGGPYTYTATGLPAGLTMSTGGTISGTPTVNGTFPYTVTITDKAGNTGTVTCSILVYAPISAPCTLINAKQGTAITPVTVVATGGAGGYTFTAAGLPNGISISSSGTISGTPTVSGTFPYTITITDSAGNQGIVTCSITVAPAVYKCPLSHGYWKNHSKWPVSSLTLGNQTYTQPQLVALLRTPVAGDASLILAYQLIAAKLNIANGSDPTQALATIVNADALLSGFTGNLPYHVKPSSTAGAAMTSDAALLDAYNNAMLTPGCVQ from the coding sequence ATGAGCAAAGCATTGAAGTTGGTAGTCAGCACGCTCGTGCTGGCTTTTGTCGGGTGGTCAGCAACCGCGAACGCGGCCACCGAAGCAGAGAAACTCGCCGCGATCCAGAACGGGCTTGCCCATCTGGCCGCGATCCAACAATCCGATGGATCCTGGGGCTATTTCGGTGTGTACGAGCAAGCCGCCACAGGGGCAGCAGCCTTCTCTTTCTTAAGCCAACAGGCGAACTGGGGCTCCAACGCATCGGCATACCAGACCGTAGTTGACAATGCGATGGCATTCTTACTGGCCAACGCAAGCACAATGCCTGTGAACACGCGCAATGATGGCGTAAACATCTGCCCTGGCGGCGCTGCCACCTGTACCGGCGTTTACTGGTACGGGGCCGGCGAATCGACCTACACAACTGGTTTGATTGCTCCGGCCATCGCGCTTTATGGCGCAGCCAAGGGCGCGAATAACGTAGCAACGACAGCAGGCCCGCTGGCCAACATGACCTGGGCCGACATCGCACAAGGCCTTACAAACGAGTTTTCCGCGAGTCAAAGCTCCGCCATCAATGGGAACAGAGATGGGGGGTGGCGCTACTACATCCCCGGAAACGGCGACTCGGACAGTTCGACAACGCAGTGGGCGGTACTTACGCTCCTCTACGATCAGACCCTCGGCGCGGTAACGCCGCAGACGGTCGTCGATCACCTGAAGAACTGGCTTGTCGTATCCCAGGTGGCTGGATACGGCGGAGCTGGATGCTATCAGCCCGATTATCCGATTTGCGAAGAGAGCGACACCGGGAGCCTGCTGATTGGGCTGAAATTCACCGGCGCCGACATCAACAACGCGCAGGTTCAGGCGGCGCTTGCCTGGCTGAACTCAGACTGGACCTCGACGGCCAACAGCACCTGGTATGGGAACTTCGGTCACCCATACGCCATGTGGGCGGTCTACAAAGGGCTCGAGACAAACATCGGTCTGAACGACACCACGCATCTCCTTAGCCGCTACACCGATTGCGGCGTGGGGCGCAGTGCGCCTCCCGGCGACGGCGTGTGCACCTGGTGGCAGGACTACAACGAGTATCTTGTGACCACGCAGAATCCCGGCGGCGACTGGTCGGGGTATTCGGAGTGGGTAGATCCGCTCTCGACGGCATTCTTCGTCAACATCCTCGGCGCTACACAGCTTCCGCAGATCACTGCGCCCTGCCTGGTAATCAACGCCATCCAGGGAACGGCGATTACCCCGGCTACGATGCAGGCGACCGGCGGAGCCGGCGGCCCCTACACGTACACGGCCACCGGACTGCCGGCGGGACTCACCATGTCGACCGGCGGGACAATTAGCGGAACGCCGACCGTGAACGGAACCTTCCCTTACACCGTCACTATTACTGACAAGGCTGGGAACACGGGCACGGTCACCTGCTCCATCCTTGTTTACGCTCCGATCAGCGCACCGTGCACATTGATCAATGCCAAGCAGGGCACCGCGATCACGCCCGTAACCGTGGTGGCGACCGGTGGCGCCGGAGGCTACACCTTTACGGCTGCTGGTTTGCCGAATGGCATCTCGATCTCGTCCTCCGGGACGATCTCCGGAACGCCGACAGTCAGCGGAACTTTCCCCTACACCATCACAATCACCGATTCGGCAGGCAACCAGGGCATCGTCACTTGCTCCATCACCGTTGCGCCAGCCGTCTACAAGTGCCCGCTGTCGCATGGGTATTGGAAGAACCATTCCAAGTGGCCAGTCTCTTCGTTGACTCTTGGAAACCAGACCTACACGCAGCCGCAACTGGTTGCGCTGCTGCGCACACCGGTTGCCGGCGACGCGAGCCTGATCCTGGCGTATCAGCTCATCGCTGCCAAACTGAACATCGCCAATGGCTCGGATCCCACGCAAGCCCTGGCGACGATCGTCAACGCGGATGCGCTCCTCAGCGGATTCACCGGGAACCTTCCGTACCACGTGAAACCGTCAAGCACGGCGGGCGCCGCGATGACCTCCGATGCGGCTCTGCTGGATGCGTATAACAACGCCATGCTCACACCCGGCTGCGTTCAATAG
- a CDS encoding SphA family protein — protein sequence MHVNGRACTALLFLSLTLLLPGSAQQKGQYLPGQFGLNAGVMPEPGVSYANISVNYFAEQLKDANGDVTASTGSYNLWAVENLFFYKPDKKLLGGNWVLLAIAPTAANGSVTEENLGLQAGGFGIADIFIQPLTLSWKLPRADVWVGDGFVAPTGRYSPGASDNIGSGYWGNQVLSGTTAYLTKNKGTSASLFTDWEVHGSKVTSDRFQETPGQTFTMEWGLGQVLPLDKQLKKLMQVGMVGYDQWQTSSNSGVLASGVPARTVPYYSAHALGLQANFIVPAKNVIFYFKFEPEYRALARVEGRTFAFGGSYTFRIPKPEMSLHSTAGSGASSANQ from the coding sequence ATGCACGTTAACGGCCGTGCTTGCACAGCCTTGCTGTTTCTTTCCCTGACTCTTCTTTTACCCGGATCAGCCCAGCAGAAAGGGCAATATCTGCCCGGACAGTTTGGCCTGAATGCGGGCGTGATGCCCGAGCCGGGCGTCAGCTACGCGAACATCAGCGTCAACTACTTCGCCGAGCAGCTCAAAGACGCAAACGGAGACGTCACGGCCTCCACTGGCTCTTACAACTTGTGGGCGGTCGAGAACCTGTTCTTCTACAAACCGGATAAGAAGCTGCTGGGCGGCAACTGGGTTCTGCTCGCGATCGCCCCAACGGCCGCCAATGGCTCGGTGACGGAGGAGAACCTGGGCCTGCAGGCAGGTGGTTTCGGAATCGCCGACATCTTTATTCAACCGCTCACCCTCAGTTGGAAGCTGCCGCGCGCGGACGTCTGGGTGGGCGACGGCTTTGTTGCCCCGACCGGCCGGTACAGCCCCGGCGCAAGTGACAACATCGGCTCGGGCTACTGGGGGAACCAGGTGCTGTCGGGCACTACGGCGTATTTGACGAAGAACAAGGGGACCTCCGCAAGCCTCTTCACCGATTGGGAAGTGCACGGATCGAAGGTGACTTCAGACCGCTTCCAAGAGACGCCGGGACAGACCTTCACGATGGAGTGGGGGTTGGGGCAGGTGCTCCCGCTGGACAAGCAGCTTAAAAAGCTCATGCAGGTGGGCATGGTGGGTTACGACCAGTGGCAGACTTCGAGCAACTCCGGAGTGCTGGCGAGCGGCGTGCCGGCGCGCACGGTGCCTTACTACTCGGCGCACGCGCTGGGACTTCAGGCGAACTTCATCGTGCCAGCCAAAAACGTGATCTTCTACTTCAAATTCGAACCCGAGTACCGCGCATTAGCCCGTGTGGAAGGCCGCACCTTCGCCTTCGGCGGCAGTTACACGTTCCGCATCCCCAAGCCGGAAATGAGCCTGCATTCCACGGCCGGTTCCGGCGCTTCGTCCGCCAACCAATGA
- a CDS encoding arylsulfatase encodes MAFGFLVCQIALSAQDKRPNILLVVADDMGWSDAGAYGGEIFTPNINRLASRGYQFLNFHVGSMCAPTRSMLMTGVDNHVVGLGNMVELLADNQRGKPGYEGKLNGRAVTMASLLQKAGYHTYMAGKWHLGYTPETLPASQGFEQSFVLAEGGADNYEKKSYSPNYTTPPHFFDGLKEAELPPDFYSSRSYTDKMLGWIDDGSSDGKPFFAYLAFQAVHMPLQVPAEYTDRYLATYQAGWSKLRSIRYQRQVDMGISPAGLTLVTPKIIPDWNSMPEDERRMDAKRMAVYAGMLEYMDMSIGRVLDHLKQKGVLDNTIVIFMSDNGGEAHELMDHYPDYYAKNFNMTYEHMGQKTSFVEYGPAWAMVSMTPFSNFKSSAGEGGVRAPLLISYPKSIPAGQRTDAFASVVDVVPTLLEFAGVQPSSNSAPLSGRSMAGLLTGTSQQVYPSDVSISQELSGGAAVYQGGYKLARNIPPYGDRKWHLYNLQTDPMELKDIAADEPDRVKSMSDAYADYVSKNGVVEVPDDYDIAVQATKNAQAKHSASPH; translated from the coding sequence GTGGCCTTTGGGTTCCTGGTTTGCCAGATAGCGTTGAGCGCGCAGGACAAGCGGCCCAACATCCTGCTGGTCGTCGCCGACGATATGGGCTGGTCGGATGCCGGCGCATATGGTGGCGAGATCTTTACCCCGAACATCAATCGGCTGGCAAGCCGCGGGTATCAGTTCCTCAACTTCCACGTGGGCTCAATGTGCGCACCGACGCGCAGCATGCTGATGACTGGCGTGGACAATCACGTGGTCGGCCTCGGCAACATGGTCGAGCTACTCGCAGATAATCAGCGCGGCAAGCCCGGCTATGAAGGAAAGCTGAACGGCCGCGCGGTCACTATGGCCTCATTGCTGCAGAAGGCCGGCTACCACACCTATATGGCGGGCAAGTGGCACCTGGGATACACGCCGGAAACGCTGCCCGCTTCGCAGGGTTTCGAGCAGTCGTTCGTGCTTGCCGAGGGGGGCGCGGACAACTACGAGAAGAAGTCCTATAGCCCGAATTACACGACGCCTCCGCATTTCTTCGATGGGCTGAAAGAAGCGGAGCTGCCGCCTGACTTCTACTCCAGCCGCTCATACACCGACAAGATGCTGGGCTGGATCGACGACGGCTCGTCTGACGGCAAGCCGTTCTTCGCTTATCTCGCGTTTCAGGCGGTGCACATGCCGCTCCAGGTTCCAGCGGAGTACACCGACCGCTATCTCGCGACTTACCAGGCAGGCTGGTCAAAGCTCAGGAGCATACGCTACCAACGGCAGGTTGATATGGGCATTTCACCGGCCGGCCTGACTCTGGTGACACCCAAGATCATTCCCGACTGGAATTCGATGCCGGAAGACGAACGGCGCATGGACGCCAAGCGCATGGCCGTCTATGCGGGAATGCTCGAATACATGGACATGAGCATTGGGCGTGTGCTCGACCATTTGAAGCAGAAGGGCGTACTCGACAACACCATCGTGATCTTTATGAGCGACAACGGCGGGGAGGCCCATGAACTCATGGACCACTACCCGGATTACTACGCCAAGAACTTCAATATGACCTATGAGCACATGGGCCAGAAGACCAGTTTTGTTGAATACGGGCCAGCGTGGGCCATGGTTTCGATGACGCCGTTTTCGAATTTCAAATCGTCGGCGGGAGAAGGCGGGGTGCGCGCGCCGTTGCTCATCTCTTATCCCAAGTCCATTCCGGCGGGACAGAGAACGGATGCGTTTGCGAGCGTGGTGGACGTTGTGCCCACGTTGCTGGAATTCGCCGGAGTGCAGCCGTCTTCTAACTCCGCGCCGCTTTCCGGCAGAAGCATGGCTGGGCTGCTCACGGGCACGTCCCAACAGGTGTATCCGAGCGACGTATCGATCTCGCAGGAGCTGTCGGGTGGGGCCGCCGTCTACCAGGGCGGCTATAAACTGGCGCGCAACATTCCGCCGTATGGCGATCGCAAGTGGCACCTCTACAACCTGCAGACCGATCCGATGGAGCTGAAGGACATTGCGGCGGACGAGCCGGATCGCGTCAAGTCGATGTCGGATGCGTACGCTGACTACGTTTCCAAGAATGGCGTGGTTGAGGTGCCGGACGATTACGACATCGCCGTCCAGGCCACGAAGAACGCGCAAGCCAAGCATTCAGCATCGCCGCACTAG
- a CDS encoding VWA domain-containing protein, with amino-acid sequence MNRLNPQRTTFIAVIIFVATCAAAAQTPPLYDPTAAQKTPTPLGPSNPVVRDGLFSIDVVASDKAGKPVSTLSPLDFTLFDNDRPVKIRTLHSSTAQSEPPPELILVLDAINLSPQQVTDAASAIEDFLHRNNGFLDSECFLYRLTRDGLFSSLRSTVNGNLLANELEQKRPQFAMWAADPLNPFDGGWISGMPQNQLSVRTLGSVAIHQREIPGRKIMVWIGPGWPVNGGYNSFYDFVELSTRLREARITVDSINVGLDALSRPDVEAPRSQKDMQPAKMALQAIVKQTGGLELDSSGDLARDIEACVEKERSFYTLTFNPPRTSTMDEYHSLRVEIAGDGLTIRAPLGYYNQPVYFDNPRPGVEKVTVAQVEELVHAHSGLLHKLQNLELVERLSTPRLDVLLKAIHSEKERQALTAAADLSLALPPPADEIANRPVPPLSEQRAILARTIDYLVNVIPKLPDFYALRNTVRFEEPEERDNESWKLPHQDPTLHFASGEHATVLYRNGNEEVDKKQKLNKRQVNRGSRVRDLQTWGTFGPILSFVLKAAATTPSTIQWKRWEHGQHGEVAVFSYRAITANVAPELTFCCLPQAGGTILYRNKADTYGEFSVDPETGSILRITINGDLDEERDPDVPIIRSQIMVEYGPQVLGGNTYICPQRSVDISRGRSLRRMHEWGMVFSQYGYFETMINDMSFGGYHKFGSESRILPGFEPTE; translated from the coding sequence GTGAATCGACTGAACCCGCAGCGCACGACTTTTATCGCGGTCATCATCTTCGTCGCCACGTGCGCGGCAGCCGCGCAAACTCCGCCCTTGTACGATCCGACGGCCGCGCAGAAGACGCCGACGCCGCTGGGCCCGTCGAATCCGGTGGTGCGGGATGGGCTGTTCAGCATTGATGTTGTTGCGTCCGACAAGGCGGGGAAACCTGTTTCGACCCTCTCGCCACTTGATTTCACGCTGTTCGACAACGACAGGCCGGTGAAGATCCGCACGCTGCACAGTTCTACGGCGCAGTCCGAACCGCCGCCCGAGCTGATTTTGGTTCTCGATGCCATTAATCTCTCGCCCCAGCAGGTTACGGACGCTGCGAGTGCCATCGAGGATTTCCTCCACCGCAACAATGGCTTCCTCGATTCCGAATGCTTTCTCTACCGGCTTACGCGAGACGGGTTGTTCTCCTCCTTGAGGTCCACGGTGAACGGGAACCTTCTGGCAAACGAACTGGAACAGAAGAGACCTCAGTTCGCCATGTGGGCTGCCGATCCTCTCAACCCCTTCGACGGCGGATGGATCTCGGGAATGCCGCAGAATCAGCTCTCCGTGCGTACCCTGGGCTCCGTTGCCATCCACCAGCGAGAGATCCCGGGCCGCAAAATCATGGTCTGGATCGGCCCCGGTTGGCCGGTGAATGGAGGCTATAACAGCTTCTACGACTTCGTGGAACTCTCCACCCGCCTGCGCGAAGCGCGCATAACCGTGGATAGCATCAACGTAGGGCTCGACGCGCTCAGTCGCCCCGACGTCGAAGCGCCGCGATCGCAAAAGGATATGCAGCCGGCCAAAATGGCTTTGCAGGCGATCGTGAAGCAAACCGGAGGCCTGGAGCTCGATTCATCAGGCGATCTGGCCCGCGATATCGAGGCCTGCGTAGAAAAAGAGCGAAGCTTCTACACCCTCACCTTCAATCCGCCGCGCACCTCAACCATGGACGAGTACCACAGCCTGCGAGTCGAGATCGCCGGAGATGGCCTCACCATCCGCGCTCCTCTTGGCTATTACAACCAGCCCGTCTATTTCGACAATCCTCGGCCGGGCGTCGAGAAGGTCACGGTCGCGCAGGTTGAAGAGCTGGTGCATGCGCATTCGGGTCTGCTGCACAAGCTGCAGAATCTCGAACTCGTAGAACGCCTGAGCACGCCTCGGCTCGATGTGCTGTTGAAGGCGATCCATAGCGAAAAAGAACGCCAGGCGCTCACGGCGGCTGCCGACCTGTCGCTAGCGCTTCCGCCGCCTGCCGATGAAATCGCGAATCGACCGGTGCCACCACTGTCGGAGCAGCGCGCTATCCTCGCGCGAACCATCGACTACCTGGTCAATGTAATTCCCAAGCTGCCCGACTTCTACGCGCTGCGCAACACGGTCCGCTTTGAAGAGCCCGAGGAGCGCGACAACGAGAGCTGGAAGTTGCCACACCAGGATCCGACTCTCCACTTCGCCAGCGGAGAGCACGCCACAGTCCTTTATCGAAACGGGAACGAGGAGGTCGACAAAAAGCAGAAGCTCAACAAGCGTCAGGTCAATCGCGGCTCGCGGGTACGCGATCTTCAGACCTGGGGCACCTTTGGCCCGATCCTCAGCTTCGTCCTCAAGGCCGCTGCCACTACTCCAAGCACTATCCAGTGGAAGCGGTGGGAGCACGGCCAGCACGGCGAGGTCGCGGTGTTCTCGTACCGCGCCATCACCGCGAATGTTGCTCCCGAACTCACCTTCTGCTGCCTTCCCCAGGCGGGCGGTACGATCCTCTATCGCAACAAGGCTGACACCTACGGCGAATTCTCGGTCGACCCCGAGACCGGCTCCATCCTGCGCATCACGATCAATGGCGATCTCGATGAAGAACGGGACCCCGACGTGCCCATCATCCGTTCGCAGATCATGGTCGAATATGGCCCGCAGGTGCTGGGCGGCAACACCTATATATGTCCACAGCGCAGCGTCGACATATCGCGCGGCCGCTCGCTGCGCCGGATGCACGAGTGGGGCATGGTCTTCAGCCAGTACGGCTACTTCGAAACCATGATTAACGACATGAGCTTTGGCGGATACCACAAGTTCGGATCGGAGTCGCGCATCCTGCCCGGATTCGAACCGACCGAGTAA